The stretch of DNA TGAGAACATCTTTTGAGTGAGACATCTTTTGAGTCGAGATCTTTTTGAGGTCGAAGGGATCTTTTGAGGTCGAGGGGAAATCTTTTGAGTTGGAGACATCTTTTGAGTCGAGACATCTTTTGAGTCGAGACCTCTTTTGAGTCGAGACCTCTTTTGAGTCGAGCCATCTTTTGAGTCGAGACATCTTTTGAGTTGGAGACATCTTTTGAGTCGAGACATCTTTTGAGTCGAGACATCTTTTGAGTCGAGACATCTTTTGAGTCGAGACATCTTTTGAGTCGAGACATCTTTTGAGTCGAGACCTCTTTTGAGTCGAGACATCTTTTGAGTTGGAGACATCTTTTGAGTCGAGACATCTTTTGAGTCGAGACATCTTTTGAGTCGAGACCTCTTTTGAGTCGAGACATCTTTTGAGTCGAGCAAATCTTTTGAGTCGAGACATCTTTTGAGTCGAGACATCTTTGAGTCGAGACATCTTTTGAGTTGGAGACATCTTTTGAGTCGAGACATCTTTTGAGTCGAAACCTCTTTTGAGTCGAGACATCTTTTGAGTTGGAGACATCTTTTGAGTCGAGACATCTTTTGAGTCGAGACATCTTTTGAGTCGAGACATCTTTTGAGTCGAGACATCTTTTGAGTTGGAGACATCTTTTGAGTCGAGACATCTTTTGAGTCGAGACCTCTTTTGAGTCGAGACATCTTTTGAGTCGAGACATCTTTTGAGTCGAGAAATCTTTTGAGTCGAGACATCTTTTGAGTCGAGACATCTTTTGAGTTGGAGACCTCTTTTGAGTCGAGACCTCTTTTGAGTCGAGACCTCTTTTGAGTCGAGACCTCTTTTGAGTCGAGACCTCTTTTGAGTCGAGACATCTTTTGAGTCGAGACATCTTTTGAGTTGGAGATATCTTTTGAGTCGAGACATCTTTTGAGTTGGAAACATCTTTTGAGTCGAGACCTCTTTTGAGTTGGAGACATCTTTTGAGTTAGAGACATCTTTTGAGTCGAGACATCTTTTGAGTCGAGACATCTTTTGAGTCGAGACATCTTTTGAGTCGAGACATCTTTTGAGTCGAGACATCTTTTGAGTCGAGACATCTTTTGAGTTGGAGACCTCTTTTGAGTCGAGACATGTTTTGAGTCGAGAATATTTTTGGAGTCGAGACATCTTTTGAGTTGGAGACCTCTTTTGAGTCGAGACATCTTTTGAGTCGAGACATCTT from Macrobrachium nipponense isolate FS-2020 chromosome 48, ASM1510439v2, whole genome shotgun sequence encodes:
- the LOC135204994 gene encoding uncharacterized protein LOC135204994; this encodes MGFFRLTKDVSTQKMSRLKRCLDSKDVSDSKDVSDSKDVSNSKDVSTQKMSRLKRCLDSKDVSDSKDVSTQKMSRLKRCLDSKDVSTQKRSPTQKMSRLQKYSRLKTCLDSKEVSNSKDVSTQKMSRLKRCLDSKDVSTQKMSRLKRCLDSKDVSNSKDVSNSKEVSTQKMFPTQKMSRLKRYLQLKRCLDSKDVSTQKRSRLKRGLDSKEVSTQKRSRLKRGLQLKRCLDSKDVSTQKISRLKRCLDSKDVSTQKRSRLKRCLDSKDVSNSKDVSTQKMSRLKRCLDSKDVSTQKMSPTQKMSRLKRGFDSKDVSTQKMSPTQKMSRLKDVSTQKMSRLKRFARLKRCLDSKEVSTQKMSRLKRCLDSKDVSNSKDVSTQKRSRLKRCLDSKDVSTQKMSRLKRCLDSKDVSTQKMSPTQKMSRLKRWLDSKEVSTQKRSRLKRCLDSKDVSNSKDFPSTSKDPFDLKKISTQKMSHSKDVLKRFSLRTQKMAPTQKMSRLKRGCQKSPTQKNVSNSKDVLDLDSKDVSPTQNMFPPPPSPTPQKMSSTSKAQTPTFKRYLDSKDFLFSTQKRSSRLKRVLDSKDVLDPKEVSTQKMSSTQKIVSTPKDVSTQKDVSNSKMSRLKRGLDSKDVSNKSKDVSTQKRSPNSKDVPRLKRCLDSKESSTQRCLDSKGCLDSKEASPTQKNVSTFSKNILDANTKCLEFKRGSPTSKRCPRNFKRWLLTSKRCRDSKDCLDSKRCL